The following is a genomic window from Chryseobacterium sp. StRB126.
TCAAGCATTGCCATATTGGCTCCTTCTCCCGCAAATGGAGGCATAACATGGGCAGCATCACCTATTAAAGTTATATTTGATTTTGTTTCCCAGCTTTGATCCAATGGCATAGCATAGATAGGACGGGGAATGAAAGGGATAACAGCGTTTTCAAACAGTTCATGCCATATTTCATTCCATTCCGGGTATTCTGTTTTAAACCAATGAAGAATGGCTGTATTATCCGAGAAATCCAGCTTGGAATTTGCAGCCCAGTTTTCCTCTGCTTTAAAGCTTGCATAAAATCCAAGATCACCATTTCCCTTTTGACCCATCAGTATATTTTTAGAATTCCCAAAGGCCATTATCTTTCCACCATTAATTAATGCATTGATATGGGGAGCATGTTGTTTCGAAACAATTCCTTCCAGCATAATGACTCCTGAATACACCGGTTTGTTATCTGTGAGATAAGGACGGATCTTGGAATGAGCTCCATCTGCAGCAATCACAAGGTCTGCATAAGCCGATGTTCCATTTTTAAAATGAATCAGCCAGCCCTCGTTTTGAGGTTCCATGGAGATAAAATGACTGTCCCAAACAACGGTGTCCGGGTGGAGAGATTCCAGCAACATATTTCTCAAAGGCCCACGATCTATTTCAGGACGGAAATGCTCAGCTCCAAAATCCTCGTCTGGTTTGGTGTCATGGTCACTGAACAGAATTTCAGCCTGTTCATTCATGATAAGTGTT
Proteins encoded in this region:
- a CDS encoding FAD-dependent oxidoreductase: MLIDNISIAIVGGGPAGLTLARLLQLKNAYVKVYERDFNKEARVQGSPLDMHENSGLAAISKADLLEEFKKTFRPGADKTLIMNEQAEILFSDHDTKPDEDFGAEHFRPEIDRGPLRNMLLESLHPDTVVWDSHFISMEPQNEGWLIHFKNGTSAYADLVIAADGAHSKIRPYLTDNKPVYSGVIMLEGIVSKQHAPHINALINGGKIMAFGNSKNILMGQKGNGDLGFYASFKAEENWAANSKLDFSDNTAILHWFKTEYPEWNEIWHELFENAVIPFIPRPIYAMPLDQSWETKSNITLIGDAAHVMPPFAGEGANMAMLDALELSEHLTDSSYTSLQEAISHYEINMRKRAADATKESLENGERMHSETALATMLEFFSGHLR